The sequence below is a genomic window from Thermodesulfobium sp. 4217-1.
TCGATATGATAAAGAGAGCAATGCCCAGTAATTTATCTAACGATAAATACCGAACACTTTGCATGATGGCTGATTTTGTCTGATACGCTCCCCATCAGAAAGCCTTCAAATTCATTAAGTCCTCTGCTGCCCAAGACTATCAGATCGAAATTTTCATTTTTCACCCTTTCAAGGATCATATTTGCAGGATTTGCTATGTCCATGAAAGTAGTTATGTCTTTTAATCCCTTTTCTTCCAGATATTTTTTCGCGTCGTCAATCACCTTTTGACCGTTTTTCTCAAGGTCTTCTATCATCTGTGGCATAAATGCAACCTCTCCGCCCATCAGGTCGGGAAGCATTGGCGGCATACAAATTGCGTGGCAGATCTCAACGGTGCTATCAAAGGCTTTTGCTAAGGATATAGCACTGTCAAGGACCATTGGTGTGTGAACAGAACCGTCAATAGCAACAAGAATTTTTTTATACATCGGTGTGCTCATGGTCGTGTGGGTGAGTGTGAGGGTGAACGTGCACGCTTCCATCAGAGTGGGTGTGTTCATGAGAGTGCATGTTCTCCACAGTGAAGGTGTCTTCTTGATATAGGCTTTCTTGTGCCCTTTCTATGGCAGAGGTTGCTGACTTTAGGTGTGCGCCAGCTTCATCCAGACTCTTCTCCATACCATCAAAACCGAGCATATTGCCCATCATCTGCCAGCGCGCAATCTCTTCTCGAAGAAGCTGCACTCTATTGATCAGATGTTTGGTTTCGATCTTCATTACCGTCATATACGATTCGTTATTCGAACACATATTGCGCCTCCAAAAATAATTTTATTAATAGTATAACAAATTAAACCGCAAATGAGCACCGATTATGCCTGGTTTAGCCTCTTTTATTATCATCAGGCCTTTATATATTGATATCCCGCTTTCGAAAGG
It includes:
- a CDS encoding universal stress protein — encoded protein: MYKKILVAIDGSVHTPMVLDSAISLAKAFDSTVEICHAICMPPMLPDLMGGEVAFMPQMIEDLEKNGQKVIDDAKKYLEEKGLKDITTFMDIANPANMILERVKNENFDLIVLGSRGLNEFEGFLMGSVSDKISHHAKCSVFIVR